From the genome of Methylocystis echinoides:
AAACGGCCATGGACGTTTTTCCAAAGAGCAGCGCCCGTCAGGCCATCGCCCGCAGCTCCTTCGGCAGCGGGAAGGAGACGCTTTCATCCGCCGTGGACACGGTTTCGACCGCAATCTCGTACCGCTCCGCGAAAGCGTCCATGATCTCCTCGACGAGCACTTCCGGCGCCGACGCCCCCGCGGTGATGCCGAGCGAGGAGATGTTTCCAAAGATCGACCAGTCGATCTCGCCCCTGCCCTGCACCAGTTGCGCCGGCGCCCCGGCGCGCTCCGCGACTTCGCGAAGACGCTGGGAATTGGAGGAATTGGGCGACCCGACGACGATCACGGCGTCGACATTGGGCGCGACCTCCTTCACCGCCGCCTGGCGGTTCGTGGTCGCATAGCAGATGTCTTCCTTATGGGGGCCGATAATGGACGGGAAGCGACGTTGCAGCGCGCTGACGATCTCCTGCGAATCGTCGAGCGACAGCGTCGTCTGCGTCACATAGGCGAGGTTCTGCTCGTCGTCGAAGCACAGATCCTTGATGTCGTCGACGGATTCGACGAGCACCACCGCGCCTTCCGGCAATTGGCCCATGGTGCCGACCACTTCCGGATGTCCGGAATGGCCGACGAGCAGAACGCGGCGTCCCCGCTTCCAGTGGATTTCCGCCTCACGGTGGACTTTCGTCACCAGCGGGCACGTCGCGTCAATGGCGAGAAGGTTGCGCGCCTGCGCCTCGGCGGAGACTGCCTTGGCGACGCCGTGAGCGGAGAAAATCACCGGCGCGTCGGTGCTCGGAATCTCGTCCAGCTCCTCGACGAAAACAGCGCCCTTGGCCTTCAGCGACTCGACGACATAGCGATTATGGACGATCTCGTGACGCACATAGACTGGCGGGCCGTATTTGGCGAGCGCCCGCTCGACGGCGTCGATCGCGCGGACGACCCCGGCGCAGAAGCCGCGCGGAGAGCACAGGAGAATCTTGAGCGGCGGCTTCGCGCCGCGGGGCTGAACATTCATGAATGGCCTTCGGCGAGGTTGCGCGCGGCCGCGCGATGCAATCGGCCTTTCGCCCGTTTCGGGACGACATGACCATATCGGCGTCGATCGGCGGGAAGCAATGTCGCGCCGGTCGGGCTCTGTCAAGCCAGCCGCCCGGCAAGCGGCTGGCCGGGCCTTCGCCCGCCCGCGGCTCGGGCTATCGATTCGGCGGGGTCTGCGCTAACATTGCGCAAAATCCGACGGGCCAGCGCGGGTTTGGAACAAAGAGACGGGAGCGCGACTCCCCTCATTGTCAGCGGGAGGAATCATGTCCGATCTCGAATCCCTTCTCTCCACGGCCCAAGGCGGCCAGCTCGTCGCCAATCTCGCCGACCGCTTCGGCCTCACAAACGAACAGATCGACAGCGCCATCAACGCGCTGGCCCCGGCGCTCGCCATCGGCCTCAACCACGCCGCCGAGGAGCCCCAGGTCTTCGAAAAGACGCTCGGCGCCATGGCGGGGGCGTCGCGCTATTCCTTCTTCGACGAGCCCGAGGCGGCGCACAGCCAGGAGTCGGTCGATCTCGGGCGCGATCTCTTGAACGAGATGTTCGGCTCTCCGGCCGCGACCGGCCAGGTCCTGCAGGCGGCCGCGCGCGAGTCCGGGGTGCGGGCGGACATCCTCGGCCAGCTCCTGCCCGTCCTCGTCTCCGTGCTGCTCAGCGGGCTGACCAAGAATATCAATGAGAAGGGGCTCGGCGGCGTTTTGGGGCAGCTCGCCGGTTCGGGCGGGCTGGGCGGCGTTCTCGAACAGATTCTCGCCGGCGGCGGCGCGCCCCGCCCAGCGCCCGAGCCTGCGCCGACGCCACGCGGCAACGCCGGCGGCGGGCTGGGCGGACTTCTCGGCTCCATCCTCGGCTCGCTGCTCGGCGGACGCCGCGCGCCGCCCCAGTCCCAAGGGGGGCGCTTCGACCGCGGCGGCCCTCTCGACGCCGACGTGGGCGGAGCCGGCCCCGGCGGCCTGCCGGCGGGCCTCGATCAGGCCTCGATCCAGCAGGCCATTGAAGAGATCAAGAAGACGCTTCAGGTCGGGCAGAACGCCAGTCGGCAGACGGGCCAGAGCGGCGCTTCCGACCTCGAAGCCATCCTCGGTCAAATTCTCGGAAAACGCTGATTGGCCGCGTCGCCCGATCCGAAGCGTCGGATCGGGCGACGCGCGACCCTACAAATTGGGCGCGATGCTCCCGAGATAGGTGGCTGACAATTTTACGCCGATCGACGAGGCCCCCGCCACGATGGCGATCGCCACGAAGGCGGCGATAACCGCATATTCCAAAAAGGTGCTGCCGCCCTCCTGTGCGACGAAGCGCCGTAAAATCTTATCCAACCAAGCCTCCCGCTCCAAGGCTCAAGACTTCCCGTAATATGCGAGCTAGAGCTTAAGGACTTATGTTTGCGCGAAGCCGGCGCTCTTGCGTCCGGGCGTCTTTTCCGGCATCCATCCGGCGTCCGGCGACGGGACGGCTCCCCGCCGCGCCGCGCCGGCGCATGGCGCAGCCCCGCCGACTCCCTTGCGCCTCCATTGGTCCTTTCGACCCTACATTAATGGAAAAATTAGTCGAACCATGGCTCGCGACGTAACAGACACGACGCCGATCGAGTCCCGTGAGGCGCTTGTGGACTGGCTCGCCGCCGGCTGCAAGCCCTCCGGGGCGGCGCTGCGCGTCGGCACCGAACATGAAAAGATTCCCTTCTATTCGGACACGCGCGCGCCTGTTCCCTATGATTGCGTCGACGGCCGCTGCGGCGTCGGCCGGTTGCTCGAGGGCGTTCAGGAGGCGACCGGCTGGACGCCGATCATGGACCGCGACGCGCTGATCGGCCTCGCCCAAATCGACGGCGGCGGCGCAATTTCGATCGAACCCGGCGGGCAGTTCGAACTCTCCGGCGCCCCGGTCTCCGACATTCACGCGACGGCGACGGAGCTCGGCGCGCATCTTTCGGCTCTGGCGGGCGTCGCGAAATCGCTCGGCGTCGAATTTCTCGACCTCGGCGCGAGCCCCAAATGGTCGCGCGCCGAGACGCCGGTCATGCCCAAGCAGCGCTACCGGATCATGGCCGCCTATATGCCGAAAGTCGGCTCGCGCGGCCTCGACATGATGTTCCGCACCGCGACCATTCAGGCCAATCTCGACTTCGTCAGCGAGGCGGACATGGTCGAGAAAATGCGCGTCGGCCTGGCGCTGCAGCCGATCGTGACCGCCCTCTTCGCCAATTCGCCCTTCCTCGACGGCAAGCCCACGGGCCGCCTCTCGCAGCGCTCCTATATCTGGCTCGACACCGATCGGGACCGCACCGGCATGCTGCCCTTCGTCTTCGAGGAGGGCTTCAGCTTCGAGCGTTATGTCGACTACGCCCTCGACGTGCCGATGTATTTCGTCAAGCGCGGCGACGTCTATCACGACGTCGCCGGCGCGAGTTTCCGCGACCTGCTGGCGGGGCGCCTGCCGCAATTGCCGGGCGTGCGCGCCACAATCTCGGATTGGGCCAATCATCTCTCGACGATCTTCCCGGAGGTGCGGCTCAAGACCTATCTTGAAATGCGCGGCGCCGACGGCGGGCCACGATCTCATATGACCGCCCTGCCGGCGATGTTCGCCGGGCTTTTCTATGACAGCGTCGCATTGGACCAGGCGCGCCAGCTCACCAAGGGGTGGAGCGCCGAGGCGCGTCAGAAGCTTCGGGAAGACGCGCCGGCGCTGGCCCTCAACGCGACGATCAACGGCCGTAGCGTCCGCGACGTCGCCCGAGACGCGCTCGATCTCGCCGCCGCCGGCCTCAGGCGGCGGGCCAAGACCAATGCGCAGGGGCAAGACGAAACGATCTATCTCGCGCCGCTGGAGCGTATCGTCACGGAGGGGCGTACGCTCGCCGAGCGCCGGCTCGAAGCCTATCACGGACCCTGGGGCGGCTCCGTCGACGGGGCCTTCAGCGACTGCGTGATTCCCTTCTGAGCAAAAAAAAGCCCGCGCGGCGAGCGCGGGATCGAACTTCTGCTCTCGCGGCGCAAGCGCGTTACGCTCAGTCTCGAGTCTTTGGAGCAGTCCAGGAAGCGCCCCGGCTGAGGCGCTCTTGGCTAAGTCAGCTCAGCGCGGGAAGAGGTCGTTGAGACCGAACGGCGCCATCGGCTGGAGCTGCGAGGTGCGCTGCACGCCGTCGTGCATGGCGGCGTAGCCCATCGGCGCAACCGGCGCGCGGGCGATGTCGACGCGGACATGGCCGCCAATCTTGACGCAGCCATTCGAACCCGCGACGGCCACATAATCAGCCCCATAGCGCGCGCAATGATTCGACGTCTCAGCCTTCGCCGGGAGGGCCGAAAAAGACGCCGCGAGCGCGACGGCCGCTGCGATGGCGAGCGGCGCATTGGGGCGGAAGTCGGCGAACATCATTGGCGGTCAGCCTTTCTCCGATTGCGCGCCACAAGGCGTCTGCAATCTCTTGCCCAATCCCTTTGCAGAAGGCCAAGCGTCGCCGCCCGACTCGTTTCTGCGATTTCGACACTTAAGTTCAACATCGTGGCAGCATCGTGTCCCAGACGGGGGATCTGTCCGTCACCTGTGGATTAAAAAACACATTCCGATTTATTTTCCGTTTACGTGAAAGGATTGATTAAACAGCGTTTACAAAAAACTAACAGGCCCAGTCGCCAATCGTCGCCTGAACGATTGCGAGGGCCGCCACCGCCGCCGTATCCGCCCGCAAAATGCGCGGGCCGAGCGAGACGCGCGCGACGTTGGGAAGGCGCGTCACGGCGGCCCGCTCCGCGTCGTCAAATCCGCCCTCCGGGCCGACAAGCACCGAAATTCCGTGTCCCGAACGGCCCGCGAGCGCGTGCAGGGGATTGGCGATGGGCGCATCCTCGTCGCAAAAGACCAGCAGTCGGCCGGGGGGAAAGGCGGCGAGGAAATCAGACAGATCGACGGCGTCGGCGGCGTCGGGCACGGCGAGCACGCCGCATTGCTCGGCCGCCTCGACGGCGTTGGCCTTCAGCCGCGCGATATTGACGCGGCGCGCCTGCGTGCGGCGCGTAATGACGGGCGTGAGCCGGCCGGCGCCCATTTCCGTCGCCTTCTGGGCCATATAATCGAGGCGCGCCTGCTTCAGCGGCGCAAAGCAATAGTCGAGATCGGCGCGAAGAGTCTGCGCCCGCGTCAACCGCTCGACGCGGATCGTCGCCGCGCGCCGCGTGACCTCCGCGAGATGCGCGAGAAACTCGCCGTCCCGCCCGTTGAAAAGAAGCAGAGGATCGCCCGCGCGCAGCCGCAGGACGTTGAGCAGATAGTTGAGCGCTTCGGGCGGCGGAACGAACTCGACGCCCGGCGCGAGCGCCGTCTCGACAAAGAGGCGTTGCGCGGAAAAATCGTAGTGGGACAAGACCGGATGTCCTGGGACGAGGCTGCGGCGGGCCGGGCCCGCCGCCTTCCGGCCGCCATGAAGCGGCCGTTTTGTTCGCTGACAGGTTGTCGAAAACTTGCACGAGCGGCAAGCCTGCTGTTAACAGAAGGCGTCCTTTGCAGAGGCGACCCCCGTCATGAAGATCAGCGCCCCCTCTTTTTCGCGATTTGTCGCGGGCCTGTCGCTGCTGGCTTTCTTCGCCGCGGCGGGCGCCGCCCATGCACAGTCCTGTCAGGAGGACTTTCAGAAACTGACCGACCGCCGCATGGCGCAAATCCAGGCCCTGAACGCCATCGGCAAGGCGGGAAAGGGCAAAATGGACCCTAACGCCGCCTGCCCCGTCGCCAAGAAGCTCGTCAGCGTCGAGAGCGAGATGGCGGGCTACATGACCAAGAACAAGGAATGGTGCAACATTCCGGATAATGTTCTCGACGGTTTCAAACAGGCGGCGAGCAAGACCAAGGTCTTCGCCTCTCAGGCCTGCACGGCCGCCGCAAAGATGAAGCAGATGGAGCAGCAGCAGCGCGAGCAGGCCGCGAGCGGCGGAGGCATGGCCCCGCCGAAGCTCCCGTCCGGACCGCTGTGAGTCTTTTAAGCGACGGCGGCGACGACGCCGCCCTGCCCGACGCGCAAAGGGATCATCCGATATGGCGCCATGCGCCGGAAAGTCTGCGCCCCTATGTGCAACTCGCCCGGCTCGATCGTCCGGTCGGTTGGTGGCTGTTGCTGCTGCCCTGCTGGGAATCCAGCGCGCTCGCCTCGGCCGCGTTGCATCGCCCGCCCAATCTCTGGCATCTGACGCTGTTCTTCATCGGCGCGGTCGTCATGCGCGGCGCGGGCTCCACCTATAACGATTACGTCGACCGCGACATCGACGTGAAAGTCGCGCGCACGCGCGGCCGGCCGCTGGCGAGCGGACGAGTGAGCCCCCGCGCCGCGCTGTGGTTCATCGTGGCGCAATGCCTCATCGGCCTCGCGGTGCTGCTCTCCTTCAACGGCTATACGATCGCGCTGGGGTTCCTCTCGCCGCTGATCGTGCTCGTCTATCCCTTCGCGAAGCGATTCACCTCATGGCCACAGGCCGTCTTGGGATTCGCCTTCGCCTATGGGGCCATGCTCGGCTGGACTGCGCAGACGGGCTCGCTCGGCCTTCCGGCAGTGTTGCTTTACGCCGGCTGCATTCTCTGGACGATCGGCTTCGACACGATCTATGCGCTGCAGGACGTGCGCGACGACGCCATCGCCGGCGTACGGTCGACGGCGCGTCTTTTCGGCGCGCAGGTCAAGCGCGCCGTGGGCGGACTTTACGCCGGCTCGGCGCTCTGCGTTGCGCTCGCCGCGCACATGATCTGCGGCGGCTTGTTCGTCTGGCTGGGCGTCGCGGCCTATGCCGCGCATCTGGCCTGGCAGGTCTCGCTGACGCGCGAAGACGCGCCGACCTCCCTCGCCTTGACCCTCTTCCGCTCGAACAGGGACGCGGGGCTTCTGCTATTTGCGGGCTTCTTCCTGCAAAGCCTGACGTATGTAGCGTGAAGCCGAGCTAAAACCGACGCCCTGGCGGCGCCGGAAGGCAGGCCAGCACGGCGATCTCGTCGCCATTGGCATATTTCATCTCGCCGCGGCCCACGTCGAGCGTATTGCGCACATGCTGCTCGCTGCATTTTTTCGCGCCGTCTTCCATGCAGAGCCGGTCCGTGCCGAAGGTGATGACGCTTCCGTCCGCGTTCATCACAGAGACGACCTTTTCCTTGCGGCCATATTTGTCGGGGCCGGAGATATAGAAATCCCCCTGCTTGTATTCCTCGGCGACGCCCTCGCCCCACATGATCTGCAGGAACCGCCGGTCGGTGTCGACGTCGACCATCGCCGATTGATTCGACCGTTCGCAATCGAGATGTATTTCCTTCGCCGGGGCCGTCGCCGGGAGCGTGACAAGCGCCAGAAGGGCGAAAGCTTTCCCGACGCCGCTTCTCTTCGCGCCCATTATTTGCCTTCCAGCGCCCGCTTCTGATCGAGGCAGGAATCGAGCTGGGCGCGATTGAGGTCCCAATAAGACGCGCCGCAAAGCGCCTGATAGCGGCTGCTGTTGAAAAAGGACCAGAGATTGTAGCCGCCGAGCAGCAGCGCGATGACGGCGGCGACCTTGACGATCGTGTTGAAGCGCGAGATCGGATCGGAGTTTGGCTCTGACATGGGCGCCTCCTTCTGCCACAATGTTAGGCCGGAAGCTGGCCGCGTCAACGTCCGTCGGGCCCGCTCGATCCAGAGCGCGGCCGCCGCGTCAGGCGGCGCGCTTCCTGCCGCCGCGGCTCTTGACGGGGGCGGATTGACGTCCCGTGGCCCGGACGCGCACCGCCGCCTGCTGATGCGACGGCACGTAGCCGATATAGTCGAAGTCGATCTTCGCCTTTTCGGCGAATTCCGTGAAAGCGCGGAACTCGTGACGCCGCCAGCCGACGTAATTGAAGAATTCGTCGAAGACGAGGATGGTTCCGGGAACGATGCGATCGGCGCAGCAGTCGAAGACCGTTTTGGTCGAAGAGTAGAGATCGCAGTCGATGTGGATGAGGGACGCCGGACCCTCGTTGCGCGCGAGAAAATCCGGCAGCGTCCGGTCGAACCAGCCGACGACCAATTCGACATTCGCCGCGACTGCGGGAAGCCCGGCGCGGAAACTGCCCTTGCCGACGTCCGGCCGCCAATCCTCCGGCAGGCCCTCGAAACTGTCGAAGCCGTAAATCTTTTGCGGCGTCTGGGCGGCGAGGCGATTGATCGTTCGACCCGAAAACACGCCGAATTCCAGGACCAGCCCCTCGACCTCGCGCCGGCGCATCGCTTCATCGAGCAGCGCCCCCGAATCCACGAAGGCGGGCGTTTCGGGAAGGTGCTGGGAAACGAAAATGGCGGTGTCGATCGCCGCGGCGAGCGGCGCGACGGCGTCGAGATTGGCGCCGTCGCAAGGGAACAGACCCATGCCGAACATGCGCCGGATCTCCGCCTCGGTCAGCAGGCGCAGCGTCTCCGCGACGTTGGGGATGGCGGGGGAAGGAAGGGGTTGAGCGGTTTGCAAAAAGGCGCTCCTGCTAGAGAGGTGGTGCAGCGCCCCAAAATAGCGGCGCGGCCTTTAGGGAGGCTGACCAGCGAGCGCCAAAGGCCCAATCAATCCAGAGTCTGACGGAAGCGCATCACGGCGATCGACATGGCGACGAGCGTGAAAACCGCCAAGGCGCCGGCGTCGGCGGCCAAATCGGCGAAGCCCGATCCTTTCAGCATGACCGATCGGACGATGCGCAGGTAATGCGTGAGCGGCAGAACTTCGCCGAGAACCTGCGCCCAGCGCGGCATGCCATAGAAGGGAAACAGAAAGCCCGAAAGCAGCATGCTCGGCAGGAAGAAAAAGAAGGTCATTTGAATCGCCTGGAGCTGATTCGCGGCGATTGTGGAGAGTGTGTAGCCCATCGACAGATTGGCGATGATGAAGAGCAGCGTCAACGGCACGAGCACGAAGAGCGAGCCGACGATTGGCACGCGGAACAGAAAGCTCGAGACAATGAGAATCGTCGCCATCTGCACGGCGCCGACGAGCACATAGGGCGTGATCTTGCCGAGCATGATTTCAACGGGCTTCACCGGCATGGCGAGCAGCGCCTCCATCGTCCCGCGCTCGATCTCGCGCGTCACTGAAAGCGCCGTATAAATCAGCATGGTCATCGTCAGAATCGTGCCGATCAGTCCCGGCACGATGTTGCGTCGCGTCTCTCCCGCCGGATTGTAGCGCCGCTGCACCTGCAGATCGAAGGGCGGCGGGTTTTGCGCAAGCGTCGCGAGCGGTCCGGTGAGTTCGCGGTCGAGCGCCTGGGTCACCGCGCCCAAGGCCGCAGCGACCGCGCCCGCCGTCGCGGTCGGATCGGTGGCGTCGGCGACGAGGAGAACGGAAGGCCGCTCGCCGCGCACCAGCCGACGCGAGAAATCCGGCGGTATCTGGATGACGAACTGCGCCTTGTTCGAAAGGATCAGCTTATCGGCGTCGGCCTCGCCCTGGGCGAAATAGCGGATGTCGAAATAGTCGGTGGCGCGCAGCGCGCCGACGAGCGCGCGCGCGATGGGGCTGTCGTCGCTCGACAGCAGCGCGGTGCGCAGATGCTTGGGATCGGTGTTGATGGCGTAGCCGAACAGCAGCAACTGCAACAGTGGAATGCCGACGATCATGCCGAGCGTCGGACGATCGCGGCGCAGCTGGATGAACTCCTTGACGAACATGGCGACGAGCCGCTGCCAGGCCTGCGCGATCGGCCCGAGCCGCGGGGGTTTCACAGGGGCATGTCCCGGCGCGTGCGTCATCTGGCGCTGCGATGGTTGCGGGTCATCAAATCGATGAAAACATCTTCGAGCGTCGCCTCGTCATGCGCCCAGCGCTGCGACCTGCTGGCGTAGCGGTGCGCGATCGCCTCGATGGCGGCGGCGTCGCGTCCGCCGACATGCAAAGCTGCGCCGAAGCGCGCCACCATATCGACGCCGGGCATCGTCTTCAGCTGCTCGGCCAAAGCGTCGAGGCCTTCGCCGGAGACCACATAGGTCGTCAGGCCCGCCTTGGCGATGATGTCGTCTATCGTTCCTGACACGAGCAGCTTGCCGTCGAGGATATAGGCGATCTCGTGGCAGCGCTCGGCTTCGTCCATGTAATGCGTCGAGACGAGGACGGTCAGGCCTTCATTGGCCAGGTGATGGATTTCGTCCCAGAAATCGCGCCGCGCCTTGGGATCGACGCCCGCCGTGGGCTCGTCGAGCAGCAGCAAGGAAGGCGCCGGCAAAATGCAGGCGCCGAGCGCCAGCCGCTGCTTCCAGCCGCCCGATAGCTCGCCCGCGAGCTGATCGGCGCGCCCGGTGAGCCCGAGCCGCTCCAGCGCCGCCTGGGCGGCCTGTTCCGGGGCCGCGAGCCCGTAGATTCGCGCCACGAATTCGAGATTTTCGCGAATCGTCAGGTCGCGATACAGCGAGAAGCCCTGCGTCATATAGCCGACGTGGCGCTTGATCTCGTCCTGCTCGGTGCGGATGTCATAGCCCAGACACCGTCCTTCGCCGGCGTCGGGCGTCAGCAGGCCGCAGAGCATGCGGATCGTCGTCGTCTTGCCGCTGCCATTGGGCCCGAGAAACCCCTGTATGTGGCCGCGCGCGACAGTGAGCGTCAGATTGTCGACGACCGTCTTCGCTCCAAACACCTTGGTGAGGCCTTTGACGTCGATGGCGATGTCGGGATGCGCGGCAATGACTTCGGCAGACATGAGCCCGGCCCCTCAGCGGTCGTGGCCGGGATCGGCCCGGCCATCCACGCGGCGCGGCGGCGAGTCGAGCGCGCGCACGGCCGTCACCTCTCGGCCCCCGCCGTTTGCGCCAGCGGCGTCACCGAAACCGGCATCCCAAGCGGCAGTTCCCGCGCCCGCCCCTCGAGGCGCGCCTCCGCCTTGAAGACGAGCTTGGCCCGCTCGACGTCGCTGAAGATGACGGGCGGCGTATATTCCTGGCGGCTGGCGACAAAGGAAATGCGGCCGAAAAGGTCATCCGGACAGCCGTCGCAGCCCACCTTCACCTGCCCGCCGATTCTCACGGCGGCGAGCCGGGGCTCCGGGACATAGAAGCGCACCTTGCGGTTTTCAGGCGGCAGCAGCGCCACGACCGGCTGGCCGGCGTTGACCACTTCGCCGGGGCGGAAGAACACGTCCTGGACGACGCCCGCCGCCGGCGCGCGAACCTTCTGCCGGCCGAGGCGGATGTCGATCGCCTCGAGCTGCGCGCGCGCCTGGCGGATGGCGGCCTCAGCCGCCTCGATCTCCTGCGAGCGGCCGGGGATCAGCGCCGCATTCACCTGCCGGCGCGCCTCCTTGACGCTCGCCTCGTCGCGTCGCAAGGCCATTTCCGCGCGGTCGAGCGTCGCTTTGGCGACATTCCCCGACCGATAGAGTTTGAGCTGGCGGTCATAGTCGTTGCGCGAGAGAGTCAAGGCCGCCTCGGCGCGCTCCAATCCCGCGTGCAACACCGCGACCTGTTCCGGGCGGTTCATCGCCGCACGCAGATTTTGCAGTTGCGCCTCGAACTGCCCGATGCGCGCCAGGGCTTCCGAGCGCTGCCGATCGAGCAGCGTCGTCGACATCGCGAACAATAAATCGCCCGGCTTGACCACGGCGCCCGCCGCCACGGCGAGACTCGCGAGCCGCTCCCCCTCATTGGGGCCAATATAGAGCACCTCGCCCTCGACATAGCCGAGAAAGGGCGCCTGAGCGGCGTCCCGATCGCGCATCATCCGCCAGGCGAAGAAACCGCCGAGCGCGAGAAGGATTACCGCCAAAGCGGCCACGCGTCGCATCGCCTGCCGCCTCCTTGCGCGCAAGCCCGCCTGTCGATTCGAACCGGCGCAAACTCCTTTTGGCGCGTTGCGCGCAAAAAGGCTACAGTGCGCCGCCACAGGCGCCAGAGGGACGCGAAAAGGGATCGGAAATGGCTGAAGAGATTACGGAATTGCCCGAGCGCGAAGGCATGGATTACGACGTGGTGATCGTCGGCGCGGGCCCCGCCGGCCTCGCCGCAGCGATTCGCCTCAAGCAGGTTGCGCCCGATCTTTCCGTCGTCGTCATCGAAAAGGGCTCGGAGCCCGGCGCCCATATTCTCTCCGGCGCCGTCATCGATCCCATCGGCCTCGACCGGCTGCTGCCGGACTGGCGCACGCGCGACGATGCGCCGCTCAAAACGCAGGTTCACGACGACCAGTTTCTCGTGCTCACCGAAAAGAGCGGCGTCCGCCTGCCCAACGTCCTGATGCCGAAGCTGATGAACAATCACGGCAACTTCATCGGCTCGCTCGGCAATCTCGTGCGCTTCCTCGCCGCCGAGGCGGAAGGCCTGGGCGTCGAGATCTATCCGGGCTTCGCCGGAACCGAACTCCTCTACGGCGACGCCGGCGAAGTGCGCGGAGTCGCCACCGGCGACATGGGCGTCGATCGCGACGGCGCGCCGAAGGACAGCTTCACCCGCGGCATGGAGCTGCGCGGCAAATACACGCTCTTCGCCGAGGGCGCGCGCGGCTCGCTTTCCAAGGAGCTCATCGCCAGATATGCGCTCGCCAAGGACAGCGACGTGCAGAAGTTCGGCATCGGCTTCAAGGAGCTGTGGCGCATCCCGAAGGAAAAGCACAAGCCCGGCCTCGTGCAGCATTCCTTCGGCTGGCCGCTACAGTCCGACACGGGCGGCGGCTCGTTCCTCTATCACTTCGAGGACGGGCTCGTGTCGATCGGCTTCGTGGTGCATCTCAACTATTCGAACCCGACGCTGTCGCCCTTCGACGAATTCCAGCGCTTCAAATGCCATCCGCTCGTGGCGCCGACGCTGGAGGGCGGCGAACGCCTCGCCTATGGCGCGCGCGCGCTCACCGAGGGCGGCTGGCAGAGCGTGCCCAAGCTCGTCTTCCCCGGCGGCGCGCTCCTCGGCTGCGCGGCGGGCTTCATGAACGTGCCGCGCATCAAGGGGTCGCATAACGCCATTCTCTCCGGCATCCTCGCGGCCGATCACGTCGCCGCGGCGATTTCGGAAGGGCGCGCCTATGACGAGGTGACGGCCTATGACGCCGCCTGGCGCGCTTCCGACATCGGGCGCGATCTGAAGCCGGTGCGCAACGTCAAGCCGCTCTGGTCGAAATATGGCACCTATCTCGGCGCCGCGCTCGGCGGTCTCGACATGTGGACCAATTCACTCTTCGGCTTCTCCTTCTTCGGCACGCAGTCGCATGGCAAGCCCGATCACGCCTGCCTGAAGCCGCTCTCCGAAGTGACGCCGATCGTCTATCCGAAGCTCACGCAAAAGCCGGCTTTCGACAAGCTCTCCTCGGTTTTCGTGTCGAATACGAACCACGAGGAAGACCAGCCGGTGCATTTGAAGCTGAAGGACCCGTCGATTCCGATCGAGAAGAACCTGCGGGTCTATGGCGAGCCGGCGCGCCTCTATTGTCCGGCCGGCGTCTATGAAGTCGTCTACGCCGACGACGTGTCGAAAAAAGAGCCGCGCTTCGTGATCAATGCGCAAAACTGCGTCCACTGCAAAACTTGCGACATCAAGGACCCGGCGCAAAACATCACCTGGGTGCCGCCGGAAGGCGGCGGCGGGCCCAATTATCCGAATATGTAAAAGGCCTCCTTTTCGCCCTCACGCCGACGAAGCTGCTCGGCGCGAGGGCGCGAAGAGAGGGTCGGCGCGCGCTGATGTTCTTCATCCTGTCCAAGATTCTCGAGTTCGTCGTCACGCCGGTTCATCTCGCGATTTTCGCGGGCACTCTCGGCGTTGCGCTCGGATTGACCCGACATAAAAAGACCGGACGCGCGCTCGCCGCCGTCGCCATTGCGCTGTT
Proteins encoded in this window:
- a CDS encoding ABC transporter permease: MFVKEFIQLRRDRPTLGMIVGIPLLQLLLFGYAINTDPKHLRTALLSSDDSPIARALVGALRATDYFDIRYFAQGEADADKLILSNKAQFVIQIPPDFSRRLVRGERPSVLLVADATDPTATAGAVAAALGAVTQALDRELTGPLATLAQNPPPFDLQVQRRYNPAGETRRNIVPGLIGTILTMTMLIYTALSVTREIERGTMEALLAMPVKPVEIMLGKITPYVLVGAVQMATILIVSSFLFRVPIVGSLFVLVPLTLLFIIANLSMGYTLSTIAANQLQAIQMTFFFFLPSMLLSGFLFPFYGMPRWAQVLGEVLPLTHYLRIVRSVMLKGSGFADLAADAGALAVFTLVAMSIAVMRFRQTLD
- a CDS encoding class I SAM-dependent methyltransferase translates to MQTAQPLPSPAIPNVAETLRLLTEAEIRRMFGMGLFPCDGANLDAVAPLAAAIDTAIFVSQHLPETPAFVDSGALLDEAMRRREVEGLVLEFGVFSGRTINRLAAQTPQKIYGFDSFEGLPEDWRPDVGKGSFRAGLPAVAANVELVVGWFDRTLPDFLARNEGPASLIHIDCDLYSSTKTVFDCCADRIVPGTILVFDEFFNYVGWRRHEFRAFTEFAEKAKIDFDYIGYVPSHQQAAVRVRATGRQSAPVKSRGGRKRAA
- a CDS encoding ABC transporter ATP-binding protein, encoding MSAEVIAAHPDIAIDVKGLTKVFGAKTVVDNLTLTVARGHIQGFLGPNGSGKTTTIRMLCGLLTPDAGEGRCLGYDIRTEQDEIKRHVGYMTQGFSLYRDLTIRENLEFVARIYGLAAPEQAAQAALERLGLTGRADQLAGELSGGWKQRLALGACILPAPSLLLLDEPTAGVDPKARRDFWDEIHHLANEGLTVLVSTHYMDEAERCHEIAYILDGKLLVSGTIDDIIAKAGLTTYVVSGEGLDALAEQLKTMPGVDMVARFGAALHVGGRDAAAIEAIAHRYASRSQRWAHDEATLEDVFIDLMTRNHRSAR
- a CDS encoding electron transfer flavoprotein-ubiquinone oxidoreductase, which gives rise to MAEEITELPEREGMDYDVVIVGAGPAGLAAAIRLKQVAPDLSVVVIEKGSEPGAHILSGAVIDPIGLDRLLPDWRTRDDAPLKTQVHDDQFLVLTEKSGVRLPNVLMPKLMNNHGNFIGSLGNLVRFLAAEAEGLGVEIYPGFAGTELLYGDAGEVRGVATGDMGVDRDGAPKDSFTRGMELRGKYTLFAEGARGSLSKELIARYALAKDSDVQKFGIGFKELWRIPKEKHKPGLVQHSFGWPLQSDTGGGSFLYHFEDGLVSIGFVVHLNYSNPTLSPFDEFQRFKCHPLVAPTLEGGERLAYGARALTEGGWQSVPKLVFPGGALLGCAAGFMNVPRIKGSHNAILSGILAADHVAAAISEGRAYDEVTAYDAAWRASDIGRDLKPVRNVKPLWSKYGTYLGAALGGLDMWTNSLFGFSFFGTQSHGKPDHACLKPLSEVTPIVYPKLTQKPAFDKLSSVFVSNTNHEEDQPVHLKLKDPSIPIEKNLRVYGEPARLYCPAGVYEVVYADDVSKKEPRFVINAQNCVHCKTCDIKDPAQNITWVPPEGGGGPNYPNM
- a CDS encoding HlyD family efflux transporter periplasmic adaptor subunit — its product is MRRVAALAVILLALGGFFAWRMMRDRDAAQAPFLGYVEGEVLYIGPNEGERLASLAVAAGAVVKPGDLLFAMSTTLLDRQRSEALARIGQFEAQLQNLRAAMNRPEQVAVLHAGLERAEAALTLSRNDYDRQLKLYRSGNVAKATLDRAEMALRRDEASVKEARRQVNAALIPGRSQEIEAAEAAIRQARAQLEAIDIRLGRQKVRAPAAGVVQDVFFRPGEVVNAGQPVVALLPPENRKVRFYVPEPRLAAVRIGGQVKVGCDGCPDDLFGRISFVASRQEYTPPVIFSDVERAKLVFKAEARLEGRARELPLGMPVSVTPLAQTAGAER